A window of the Tachyglossus aculeatus isolate mTacAcu1 chromosome 2, mTacAcu1.pri, whole genome shotgun sequence genome harbors these coding sequences:
- the LOC119942631 gene encoding olfactory receptor 52J3-like: MFMSTSTTNGSILQVTEFIQMGFPGIHSWQHWLSLPLALLYLSALLANAMSFLTIWQETALCQPMFYFLAVLALMDMDLSTTIMPRILAMLWLNAPTISLSECFFQINAIHVFVGLESSIFLCMATVVAMAFDRYVAICQPLRYTTILTNKVVVLMGLVSSFRAAIMVFPCIVLIKRLTFCNKNIIHHTYCENMAVVKLACSNAVINQIYGICVAFSVVMLDVGLITVSYVKILQAVFRLSSNKARTKALGTCAAHVCAILISYVPALFSFLTHRIGKKVSPSIHIIFASIYLLVPPAVNPLVYGAKTKLIRDRVIFIFFSNKQTVSKK; this comes from the exons ATGTTTATGTCCACCAGCACCACCAATGGCTCCATCCTCCAGGTAACTGAGTTCATCCAAATGGGTTTCCCAGGCATTCACAGCTGGCAGCActggctctccctgcccctggccctgctctACCTCTCAGCCCTCTTGGCCAATGCAATGAGCTTCCTCACCATCTGGCAAGAAACGGCTCTGTGCCAGCCAATGTTCTATTTCCTGGCTGTCCTGGCCCTAATGGACATGGATCTGAGCACCACCATCATGCCCAGGATCCTGGCCATGCTTTGGTTAAATGCCCCCACCATCAGCCTCTCAGAATGCTTCTTTCAGATTAATGCTATTCACGTCTTCGTGGGGCTGGAATCCAGCATCTTCCTTTGCATGGCGACGGTAG TGGCCATGGCCTTTGAccgttatgtggccatctgccaacCGCTGCGCTACACCACCATTTTGACTAACAAGGTGGTGGTACTGATGGGGTTGGTGTCGTCTTTCCGGGCAGCCATCATGGTGTTCCCATGTATTGTCCTTATCAAGCGTCTGACCTTCTGCAACAAGAACATTATTCACCACACATACTGTGAGAACATGGCTGTGGTGAAGCTGGCCTGCTCCAATGCAGTCATCAACCAGATCTATGGCATCTGTGTGGCTTTTTCGGTAGTGATGCTTGACGTGGGGCTCATCACCGTGTCCTATGTTAAGATCCTCCAGGCCGTGTTCCGACTCTCCTCCAACAAAGCCCGGACCAAGGCATTGGGAACTTGTGCCGCCCATGTCTGTGCCATCCTAATATCTTATGTGCCTGCCCTCTTCAGCTTCCTGACCCACCGCATTGGCAAGAAGGTGTCCCCATCCATCCACATCATCTTTGCCAGCATCTACCTCCTGGTGCCCCCTGCTGTGAACCCTCTGGTCTACGGGGCCAAGACAAAGCTGATTCGGGACCGGGTgattttcatctttttttctaACAAGCAGACAGTCTCCAAAAAGTAG